TTGAATTCGCCATAGAGCTGGGCCGCCAACGTTTTGTTGTGGGCCATCACGATGGTCGGGCGCTTGATGCGCTCGACGACATTGGCAATGGTGAACGTCTTGCCCGAACCGGTGACCCCCAGCAGGGTCTGGTGAGCCAGGCCGGACTCGATACCGTCGACCAGGCCGTCGATTGCTTTGGGCTGGTCGCCGGCTGGTTGGTAAGCAGATTCAACCTCGAACATGTGGCGTTGGTGCCCCCGTTGTCGCTCATGGCGTCAAGCAGGATGCCTGACGTGGTTTCTGGTCCCGGTAAATGGCGTATTCCAGCCCGCGCCAACTTATCCTGCTGCAGGCTTCATGGTAACATTTGTACGTTTTGCATTTATCCGGCGTCCCGGTCCATGCTCAAACGGATTTAATACAGCCACCGGGGTCGCCCCTCATGACGCATCTTAAGGAGCGCTAGTTTGGACGTTCAACTCTCGAACCGTGTACAAGCGATCAAGCCCTCACCGACCCTGGCCGTGACCAATAAGGCGGCTGAGTTGCGCGCTGCCGGTCACGATATCATTGGCCTTGGCGCCGGCGAACCGGATTTCGATACACCGGATCACATCAAGACAGCCGCTATCGAGGCCATCAAGGCCGGTCAAACCAAGTACACCGCTGTCGATGGTACGCCCGGGCTGAAGAAAGCGATTATCGAGAAGTTCAAACGCGACAATGGCCTCAATTACGAACCGAACCAGATCCTAGTATCAAGTGGGGGCAAACAGAGTTTCTTCAACCTGGCCCTGGCCACATTGAACGCAGGCGACGAAGCCATCATCCCGGCGCCCTACTGGGTATCCTACCCGGACATGGTACTGGTGGCTGAAGGCAAGCCGGTCATTATCGAGACCTCAGCCGAAACCCGCTTCAAGATCACGCCGGAGCAGCTCGAAAACGCCATCACCGAGCGTACCCGCCTGTTCGTGATCAACAGCCCGTCGAACCCCAGCGGCATGGCCTACAGCCTGGACGAGCTGAAAGCGATCGGTGAAGTTCTGAAGAAGCACCCGCAGGTCATGGTGGCGACGGACGATATGTATGAGCCCATCCTTTGGACCGGCCAGCCGTTCTGCAACATCCTGAACGCAACCCCGGAACTCTACGACCGCACCTTCGTGCTCAATGGGGTATCCAAGGCCTATTCCATGACCGGCTGGCGTATCGGCTACGCCGCAGGCCCGGCCAAGATCATCGGATCGATGAAGAAGATCCAGTCCCAAAGCACATCCAACCCGGCGTCGATCTCCCAGGCTGCAGCCCAGGCTGCGCTCGAAGGCCCCCAGGAGTGCGTCGGCGAAATGGTCAAGGCCTTCAAGGAACGCCACGACTACCTGGTAGACGCGCTGAACAAGATCCAGGGCGTTGAGTGCCTGAAAGGCGACGGTACCTTCTATGCGTTCCCCAGCTTCCAGGGCGCCATCGACGCGCGTGAAAACATCGAGTCCGATGTCGAGCTGGCGGAAATGCTGCTCAAGGAAGCCGGCGTCGCGCTCGTCCCGGGCTCTGCATTTGGTGCTCCGGGCCACATGCGCCTGAGCTTTGCCACCAGCATGGAGAACCTCCAGAACGCGATCGAGCGCCTGCAAAAAGCTCTCGGCTGAGCAGCTTTGACCCTGACGTGAAAGATAAAAGGTTTATCGATTAAGGGGTTGACGGTGACGGGGCGCGGCCGTAATATACGCGCCTCATCACTGATGACGTTCCCCGATAGCTCAGTTGGTAGAGCAACGGACTGTTAATCCGTTTGTCGCTGGTTCGAGCCCAGCTCGGGGAGCCACTATTCCAAAAAGCCGCTGAAACCCAGCGGCTTTTTTTATGGCTTGTCGAAAAGTAGCGAGTTCCCCCCAACTCCGATCCTGAAATCAGGCAGTCTTTCAGACTGCTCCGAAGCTAAAGCGTCGGCTACATTGTCCCGCTAACTCGAGTATGTAGCAGATGCTTTAGCTTCTGAGGCGCCGAAGGCGCCCCAACTTACACGCCCATCGCGGGGCTCGATCCATAGTCATTCACGAAGAGACTTTCCGTCTGGCAGGCAACAGCGTGCAGCAAACGGCGCACCTCACTCCTCCGCCAACTGAATCTCCGCCTGGATCGCCTCCAACGCCTCCAGGGGCTTGTCGGCCTGGGTTATCGGCCGACCAATCACAAGGTAGTCGCTACCCGCATGCAAAGCGTCCACAGGCGTCATGATGCGTTGCTGGTCTCCCGCGGCGGCGGCGAACGTTGGACGGATACCCGGCGTAACCAGCCGGAAACGCTCGCCCTGCTCTGAACGCAGCATTGTCGCTTCCTGCGCCGAACACACTACGCCATCAAGACCAGCGTTGTACGTCATCGCCGCAAGCCTGGAAACATGCGCTTCCGGCGACTCGCTGATACCAATGCCCTTCAAGTCATCCGCGGACATACTGGTCAGAACCGTCACCGCAATGAGCAAGGGGCGATCATCACCGTAGCTTTCCAACCGCTCCCGGCAGGCAGCCATCATGGTCTCGCCGCCCGACGCATGGACATTCACCATCCACACGCCGAGATCTGCAGCAGCGGCTACAGCAGCCGACGTGGTATTGGGGATATCGTGAAACTTGAGATCCAGGAAGACCTCAAAACCACGGTTATGGAGTTGGCGCACCAAGTCCGGCCCAAAGCGGGTAAACATCTCCTTGCCTACCTTGACGCGACATAGTGATGGGTCCAGTGAATCGGCAAGCGCCAACGCCTGGGCCTGATCTGCAAAATCAAGAGCCACGATAATACGCGGCCCCAACTCTCCTTTATGGTCAAACATAGCGAACTCTGTCTCTTGGTGCGGTGTCGCAGAATCCCGCGCCCCGCCTGACATGTATGAAACCCTGAAAAACCTACTCGGCCTCGACACCCTGAATCGGCTGAACCTTTTCCCATTTCTTACAGCTTGGGCACAGCCAGTGCAGTTGACGCCCTTCGAAACCGCAACTGATACAGCGATACACCGGACGATTGGCCAGCAACAACTGGCCCATGCGGCTGACAAGCCGCCCCTCGTCCGTCGTCATTCCCTTCTCGTAGCCGGCCATTTCAACCAAGCGTAACAACCCCTTCAGACTCGGCCGTATCTCAAGCTCTTCCCGCAGCAGATCGATGGCCGCGGGGCGACCGGAAGCGCGCTCGACCGCCTCCACCAGCGCCAGCAGCAAACTGGTACTGGGCCAGCTTTCATAGAGTTTGCGCAGGCGCTTGGCCAATTTGGCCACGTCCCCCTTATCACGGGTAAATTTCATCAACCGGTCGATAGCTTCCGACCCAAAGGCGGGGTTCTGGTCGAACACTTTGAGCAGCGATTGCTCCACATCGGATACGTTGCCCTGACGCTTCTGGATATCCGCTTGAAGGAAACTGGCGCGAACACAGGTCCGATCCTGTTCCAGAGCCTCCTTGACGAGTTTCTGGGCGCCCCAGCGGTCGTCGTGGCGTAGGGTATCTTCGGCAAGCTCGCAGGTCAGGTAGGCTAGCTGCTTATGCAGCTCGGCTTCGGGATAACCTACGGTCAGGGTGCTGGCTACCTGGCGAGCCTTATCCCATTCGCGCTCCTGTTGATAAAGTTCAATCAGTTGGTCGGAAGCCTGGCGACTGTAGTCCCTTGTACCGAGCAACTGGTGGAATAGGGATTCGGCCCGATCCAGCAGACCGGCATTCATGTAGTCCATTGCCAGTTCATAAGTCACCTGCTGCGAGTAACGGGCAGGTAGTTCGGGGCGGGCAAGCAGGTTCTGGTGGATGAGTATGGCGCGTTCAGTTTCGCCTTTCAGCCGGAAGTGGGCACCGACGGACAAATGCAATCCCACGGTCTCTCGATTGACGGCAAGAGCCTGGACAAAATTTTCGATAGCTTCGTCAGAATAATTGGTAAACAGGAACTGGAGGCGATCACGAACCGCCTCTTCATCGTCGATACGCTGGCGCCCAACGGAGCCGTCGCGACCCCAGCGCCCCATAAACCAACCTGCTGCAACCGCTATGACAAGTAGCAGCCAATGAAGCACTGTTTCCATCAGGGGGTCCGGCCGGCTTCCAACCTGGCTTTCTCAAGCTGCTTTTCGGTGTGATCCAGTTTCTTCTGCAAGTGACGCCTACTTACGGACGTCCGGATCATGGCAAGTGACGTCAGTAACATACCAATAATTCCGCCCGCAACAAATGACAGGATCAACCAGAAAGCCACGCCATAGGCGGGTGTTTCGAAAAAGAGAAAGTTGAGGGAAACGGAAACCTGATTATTCAGGGAAAAAACAAGGGCGGCCAGGATCAGGAAGATCACGACGAGGCCAATAATCACCTTTTGCAGCCAGGCCATACTTAACGGCTCCCAAGTGGTTAACGTACAGCGGTTTGCGTCCAGCAGTTAGCATCCGTAACGGAGGGGCTGCCATGTTAGCACAGGAGACCCAGCGGCGCCCGGCTGTTACACGGCCAAAACAGGCACCCCCAACGTAGCAGGGAGGCCTTGAGGCGTCGATTTCAGCCTCAGTATCCGTTCTTCATGCTGTCGTTGACCTGCTCCCGCAATTCCTTGCCTGGCTTGAAATGGGGAACAAACTTGGCCGGTAACTGCACCGCTTCACCGGTCTTGGGGTTTCTCCCGGTCCGGGCAGCCCGGTGATGCAGGGAGAAGCTGCCAAAACCCCGAATCTCGATGCGATGCCCTTCAGCCAACGACTGGGACATATGCTCGATAATGGTCTTGACGGCAAGTTCAACGTCTTTCACGGACAGTTGCGTCTGTTTGGAGGCGATCAGTTCGACCAGCTCAGACTTTGTCATTGCGATTGTTCCTTCTGATTCTTATCGCTAAATCAGTGCCGGGACCACTTCCCTTTCGTCCTAGTGCCATGCATCGCTCCTTTGTCTAAACGTGAAGAGACCCACATAACGCGCGATGACAAGATACCCGCACCGAAATCATCCCTCTCGGTTCTCGATATCCAACCCACACGAGAACCTTCGTTTGTGCAGGTTTTCTCGAGCAAATGTGCCAGGATTCCCGGGGTTCAAGCAGGGATTGAAACCTGGCTCCCGCCGCACCTCAATCAACCCCGACGGCACTCGAGAAAAAAGCCAATTAGGGTGACGCACCCCCCTAGTTTAGACAAACTCAAAAAAAAGACAAAAAAAACGGGCTGTTACAGCCCGTTTTTTTACATTTCAACAAAATTGCCAATTATTCCTTGTTGGCATTCTGCTGCTGCATCTGCTCCTTGATCAGGTCACCGATGGTGGTGGCACCCGAAGTTTCAGCAGACTTCTCGCGAACACTCTGCAGAGCCGCCTTGTCATCTTCCACGTCCTTGGACTTCACGGACAGGTTGATCACGCGGTTCTTACGATCGATGCTAATGATCTTGGCTTCAACCTCGTCGCCTTCGTTCAGCACGTTGCGCGCATCTTCAACACGGTCACGGCTGATTTCAGAGGCCTTCAGCACCGCTTCAACTTCGTCGTTCAGGGCAACAGTCGCTGCCTTGGCGTCGATAGCAGTTACAGTACCCTTGACGATGGAGCCCTTATCGTTCAGCTGCACGAACTCAGCAAACGGATCGCTCTCGAGCTGCTTGATACCCAGGGAGATACGCTCACGCTCCGGAT
The window above is part of the Marinobacter nanhaiticus D15-8W genome. Proteins encoded here:
- a CDS encoding pyridoxal phosphate-dependent aminotransferase — translated: MDVQLSNRVQAIKPSPTLAVTNKAAELRAAGHDIIGLGAGEPDFDTPDHIKTAAIEAIKAGQTKYTAVDGTPGLKKAIIEKFKRDNGLNYEPNQILVSSGGKQSFFNLALATLNAGDEAIIPAPYWVSYPDMVLVAEGKPVIIETSAETRFKITPEQLENAITERTRLFVINSPSNPSGMAYSLDELKAIGEVLKKHPQVMVATDDMYEPILWTGQPFCNILNATPELYDRTFVLNGVSKAYSMTGWRIGYAAGPAKIIGSMKKIQSQSTSNPASISQAAAQAALEGPQECVGEMVKAFKERHDYLVDALNKIQGVECLKGDGTFYAFPSFQGAIDARENIESDVELAEMLLKEAGVALVPGSAFGAPGHMRLSFATSMENLQNAIERLQKALG
- the pyrF gene encoding orotidine-5'-phosphate decarboxylase; this encodes MFDHKGELGPRIIVALDFADQAQALALADSLDPSLCRVKVGKEMFTRFGPDLVRQLHNRGFEVFLDLKFHDIPNTTSAAVAAAADLGVWMVNVHASGGETMMAACRERLESYGDDRPLLIAVTVLTSMSADDLKGIGISESPEAHVSRLAAMTYNAGLDGVVCSAQEATMLRSEQGERFRLVTPGIRPTFAAAAGDQQRIMTPVDALHAGSDYLVIGRPITQADKPLEALEAIQAEIQLAEE
- the lapB gene encoding lipopolysaccharide assembly protein LapB, which produces METVLHWLLLVIAVAAGWFMGRWGRDGSVGRQRIDDEEAVRDRLQFLFTNYSDEAIENFVQALAVNRETVGLHLSVGAHFRLKGETERAILIHQNLLARPELPARYSQQVTYELAMDYMNAGLLDRAESLFHQLLGTRDYSRQASDQLIELYQQEREWDKARQVASTLTVGYPEAELHKQLAYLTCELAEDTLRHDDRWGAQKLVKEALEQDRTCVRASFLQADIQKRQGNVSDVEQSLLKVFDQNPAFGSEAIDRLMKFTRDKGDVAKLAKRLRKLYESWPSTSLLLALVEAVERASGRPAAIDLLREELEIRPSLKGLLRLVEMAGYEKGMTTDEGRLVSRMGQLLLANRPVYRCISCGFEGRQLHWLCPSCKKWEKVQPIQGVEAE
- a CDS encoding lipopolysaccharide assembly protein LapA domain-containing protein, which codes for MAWLQKVIIGLVVIFLILAALVFSLNNQVSVSLNFLFFETPAYGVAFWLILSFVAGGIIGMLLTSLAMIRTSVSRRHLQKKLDHTEKQLEKARLEAGRTP
- a CDS encoding integration host factor subunit beta codes for the protein MTKSELVELIASKQTQLSVKDVELAVKTIIEHMSQSLAEGHRIEIRGFGSFSLHHRAARTGRNPKTGEAVQLPAKFVPHFKPGKELREQVNDSMKNGY